From the genome of Nicotiana tabacum cultivar K326 chromosome 2, ASM71507v2, whole genome shotgun sequence:
atagaaataaacagtacaaagtaaaacttcagaaggtgactccgaggcctgcgaatgcaACAGCATATAATACCTTGAATGTCTCCAGAGCAATACACGATCAACTATCTAATGACAAGCACACtccgaggtacctggatctgcacaaagctttatggggtagtttcccccacacaaagttaggcaagatacttacctcacaACCCTCAATCAATACTCAAATATAGCTTTCCCTTTACAATTCATCTCtgctcggctcaaatctaatcaaaatcgacttaattacatcaaataatgcaagagaaatcaattctaataattaaagctatgatctttgCACAATTCCTCAAATCTCAACCTCGGGCTTTCTCGGTCAAAACCtgagtccaagggtagattccgactacccataaccccacgagtctatatatgcattttgtttcaaaatccgagtccaaatcgactctcaaaactcaaatttaaatttttcaaaacatagacaaaatttCTCAAAATTGCACTTTGATTCCCacaaatttgatgttaaatctcatatataatcaagTACAATAGTGGGAAATTTATCAAAATCACTTATCCTatgattgtagatgaaaatccctcttccCAATCGCTtcataccgagtctagggttcaaagatATGAAAATGAAGCTAAAATCCCGATTCCCAGCTTTTATGTTCAGTCGTAGGTGTCGTAAATGCGACCTGGGGTTTGCAAAtgtgaaccccgcaaatgcgaagaattatTGCAAAAGTGAAATCCCTCATAGTCCTGCCGATGTTGAAAATGCGACaaaatgttcgcaaatgtgaacaaaGACCACATCGCAAAAGCATCCAAATGATCGCAATTGCAATCGCTGCCTAGCCCAGATCCTCATTGCAAAAGCAAACAAAATGTTCACAAATGGGAACCTAGAAGATCCCAGCCAAATATCACAAATACGGACccttcctcgcaattgcgagaatcgcaaatgcgatccatatctcgcaaatgtgagaccTGAAGCACATGTGCAAAACCAGCAAAACTTAAACTCTATCAAACACTTCGACAcgcattcgaaactcacccgagccctcgtggctccacaccaaacatcgaCATAACTCTAAAAATATAATACGAATTCGCTCGCATGATCAAACCAGAAaaataatattcaaaaatatgagtcggacctccaaaacacacgAAATTAtcaagaaactcaagaacttctaaaaacacaaccacgcatctgattcctatcaaataaACTCGGAACGACGCAAAACTTTGCaaacaagttccaaataacaaaaCAGACATATtcaaagtcccaaaataaaaatccaaacccgatagccctaaagtcaaaccatggtcaaaccTAACAAATTTCTAATCCTTTAAATTGCCAACCTTcgacaaaacaagtcaaatcaacctagggacctctaAATTTAACTTGGGGCATACaccgaagtccaaaatcacgatacaaacctagCGGAGTCATCAAACCATtgttccggggtcattttcacataagtcaaacctcagtcaatattttcaacttaagtttctaaaatgagaatcactcATCTAAATAAATCTCGAAATATCCAAAAATCAAATCTGACCATgtgcgcaagtcataatacacaatatgaatCTACTCTAGACCTTGAACTACGGAACGGGACGCTACAGTTCAAAACAACTGATCAGGTCTTTACactagcttacctagcgggttgggttaggtgccatcatgacccggtagaatttgggtcgtgaaaatactatacttctgtaccttgcgtggAGATCTTGGAGCTGAGCTGCCGTGGGATGAGTATGCATGCATTCCAGATATAAGCTACCACTTGTTTCTGGTAGTTCAATATTTTACTTCTGTTTAAGTATATtcaaacagatattgtattttCTTCACACCGACattgtaaatctaaatcttagtggctcgtgacttgtactaccattCCTTGGGATAGTTGTActgttttttgcatttttatactATTATGATGATTTTTGATTTAGATTGTGGCATAtgatagttggcttacctagcaggatgagttaggtgccatcatgacttggTGGGATATTGGATGTGACATTGAGGAGGAACCTAGTGAAATAAATAGAACGCTCCTTCATAAAGCTCAACCCAAGTTGAAGAAGTATCTAATTTTTGAGGAGAATTTTTGGAAGCAAATATTGGGTTTAAAGTGGGAGAGAAGGGTGATAGAAACATTCAGATTTTTCACAACATTGAGAGGAGGAAAATATTGCAACTAAAACAGATTCAAGAATCGACGGGTACGTTGTTATAATATATTGATTTGATGTCTTCAGAGGctatttttttcttccaaaagcaGTTCACATAAGAAGAGGAGCCTCAAGACTTCTCTCTCCTAGAACATGTCCCAAAACTAGTCACACAAGAAGCCAACTTAAAATTTTGTATGATACGATCTTTGAAGGATGTGAAAAAGGTAGTTTTTGAACTTAGCGGTCCAAGTGCGGGTGGACCGTATGGATTTTTGGGTTGTTCTATCAATATTGTTGGGAGGTTGTTGGTTCGGATGTGTAGAATATTATGAGGGCCTTCTATGATGGACACACTTTGCAGAAATCCATCACACACAAACTTGGTTATCTTGCCGAAGAATCCTGTGGTTCACACATATTTGGATATGAAGCCGATTAGTCTTGGCAATTTCATAAATAAGGTTATTTCAAGAGTGGTTTATGACAAACTTGATGGTATCCTACCATCTATTGTCTCTAAAAACCAGTCTGATTTTCTCAAAGGGAGGAACATTATTGAGAATGTGCTACTTACACAAGAGATTATTACATACATAAGTTTAAGAGGTAAACCGGCCAATATGGTGATTAAGATTGACATGGACAAGGCTTAAGATAGGGTTTCATAGAGGTAACTATCGAATACTAGAGAAGATGGGATTTGCTAAAGTTTCTATTGATATGGTATGACGGTTATTAGCAAACAATTGGTATTCGGTGTTGCTCAATGGTCAGGCTAACGAATTCCTTCATTCTACTCATGGTGTAAAGCAAGGTGATCCTTATCTCCAACCTTATTCATCCTCCTGGTCGAGTTGATGTCTAGAGAATTAAATTCCTTATTCATGGATAAAAGCTCAATGGGTTTGGAATACCAAAATGGAGTGTTGAATTAAATCATATAGCGTATGCAGATGATACATAATTTATGCATCGGCTAATAAGGATTCCTTGGATAAGATTATGGGTGTATTGCAAGGTTTGAGA
Proteins encoded in this window:
- the LOC142166778 gene encoding uncharacterized protein LOC142166778; this translates as MDTLCRNPSHTNLVILPKNPVVHTYLDMKPISLGNFINKVISRVVYDKLDGILPSIVSKNQSDFLKGRNIIENVLLTQEIITYISLRGKPANMVIKIDMDKA